A genomic region of Elaeis guineensis isolate ETL-2024a chromosome 9, EG11, whole genome shotgun sequence contains the following coding sequences:
- the LOC105051676 gene encoding glycosyltransferase BC10: MRPRKKGGEEEEELWVNSSRKDCSLKLIKIVSCIVVFMAGSFLGLSWGVHFNQHVSQTDIFFPTKLYTNCGKVTLSIKNFIEPCNLMHVMTDEELFWRASMVSKRKEYPFNRVPKVAFMFMTEGPLPLLPLWDRFFKGHEGFFTVYVHTYPGYTFEVPETSFFYDRQIPSKKTKQALISTVDAEKRLLANALLDFSNERFVLLSESCIPVFNFPTVYKYLIDSAYSFVQSYDENSNQGLRYYNSRMAPDIKLSQWRKGSRWFEIQRLLAVDIVADKKYYSFFRKYCKTGCFPDEFYIPTYLNMFHGLSNANRTVTWAGWSRGGHHPATYGREDITESLIQSIRNNGIICTYNSKPSSVCFLFAMKFSPDALEPLLNLTSTVMKF; this comes from the exons ATGAGGCCCAGGAAGAAGGGGGGTGAAGAGGAGGAAGAGCTCTGGGTAAACTCTTCGAGAAAGGATTGCTCGCTTAAGCTAATAAAGATTGTTTCTTGCATAGTTGTGTTCATGGCAGGGTCATTTCTAGGCTTGTCATGGGGTGTGCATTTCAATCAGCATGTATCACAGACTGATATCTTCTTTCCAACAAAGCTATACACAAACTGTGGGAAGGTTACCTTGAGCATTAAGAATTTCATTGAGCCGTGCAATTTGATGCATGTGATGACAGATGAAGAGCTTTTTTGGAGGGCTTCAATGGTATCCAAGAGGAAGGAGTATCCATTCAACAGAGTGCCAAAGGTGGCCTTCATGTTTATGACAGAAGGACCTTTGCCACTCTTGCCATTATGGGATAGGTTTTTCAAAGGTCATGAAGGGTTTTTCACAGTTTATGTGCATACATATCCAGGGTACACATTTGAGGTCCCCGAGACCTCTTTCTTCTATGATCGCCAAATTCCAAGTAAG AAGACCAAACAAGCCTTAATATCAACAGTAGATGCGGAAAAGCGTCTCTTGGCCAATGCTCTGCTGGACTTCTCCAATGAGCGATTTGTTCTGCTTTCTGAGAGTTGCATTCCAGTCTTTAATTTCCCTACCGTCTACAAGTACCTCATTGACTCTGCCTACAGCTTTGTGCAGTCTTATGATGAAAACTCGAACCAAGGCCTCCGATATTATAACAGCCGCATGGCCCCTGATATCAAGCTTTCCCAATGGAGAAAAGGCTCTCGGTGGTTTGAAATCCAGCGCTTATTGGCAGTTGATATAGTTGCAGACAAGAAGTACTACTCTTTTTTCAGGAAATATTGTAAAACCGGTTGCTTCCCTGATGAGTTCTACATCCCTACCTACTTGAACATGTTCCACGGGTTATCAAATGCGAACAGGACTGTGACTTGGGCTGGCTGGTCAAGGGGAGGTCATCACCCTGCAACTTATGGCCGTGAAGACATCACAGAGAGCTTGATTCAATCTATCAGAAATAATGGCATCATCTGTACATACAACTCCAAACCAAGTTCTGTCTGTTTCCTTTTTGCAATGAAGTTTTCTCCTGATGCATTGGAACCCCTACTCAACCTCACTTCAACGGTCatgaaattttaa